A DNA window from Mastomys coucha isolate ucsf_1 unplaced genomic scaffold, UCSF_Mcou_1 pScaffold21, whole genome shotgun sequence contains the following coding sequences:
- the Fadd gene encoding FAS-associated death domain protein codes for MDPFLVLLHSLSGSLSGNDLTELKFLCRERVSKRKLERVQSGLDLFSVLLEQNDLERGRTGLLRELLTLLRRHDLVQRLDDYEAGVATTAPPAEADLQVAFDIVCDNVGRDWKRLARVLKLSEAKIDGIEEKYPRSLSERVRETLRVWKNAEKEDVAELVRALRFCQLNLVADLVEEALMAQGSLSKSKSKDMSPMLRDSTVSSSETP; via the exons ATGGACCCGTTCCTGGTGCTGCTGCACTCGCTGTCAGGCAGTCTGTCGGGCAACGATCTGACGGAGCTCAAGTTCTTGTGCCGCGAGCGCGTGAGCAAACGAAAGCTGGAGCGCGTGCAGAGTGGCCTGGACCTGTTCTCGGTGCTGCTAGAGCAGAACGACCTGGAGCGCGGGCGCACCGGGCTGCTGCGCGAGTTGCTGACCTTGCTGCGCAGACACGACCTAGTGCAGCGCCTGGACGACTACGAGGCGGGGGTGGCGACCACTGCGCCCCCTGCGGAGGCAG ATCTGCAGGTGGCATTTGACATTGTGTGTGACAATGTGGGGAGAGACTGGAAAAGACTGGCCCGAGTGCTGAAGTTGTCTGAGGCCAAGATTGATGGGATTGAGGAGAAGTACCCCCGAAGTCTGAGCGAGCGGGTAAGGGAGACTCTGAGGGTCTGGAAGAATGCCGAGAAGGAGGACGTGGCTGAGCTGGTCAGGGCGCTGAGGTTCTGCCAGCTGAACCTGGTGGCTGACCTGGTCGAAGAAGCATTGATGGCCCAGGGATCTTTGAGCAAGAGCAAGAGTAAGGATATGTCCCCAATGCTAAGGGACTCAACTGTGTCTTCCTCAGAAACACCCTGA